In one window of Arachis ipaensis cultivar K30076 chromosome B06, Araip1.1, whole genome shotgun sequence DNA:
- the LOC107647747 gene encoding mitogen-activated protein kinase kinase kinase NPK1-like: protein MSDLQWKKVEVLGAGSYGTVSLAILVDEQNRFHSFIAVKSSIPRLAFSLEKEEQIFKSLWEGESGGCQEIIECFGTEITVEHGHQFYNLFLEYAPYGSLADLIHKKPLPETEVSVYARMIVKGLSHIHRKGIVHCDLKPENILVFPSLDKEIANYQLKIADFGLSKTKEEKADVELWKSKPRGTPSYLSPEAFSGHIDAPMDIWALGCIVIEMLTGLPAWGESPLLIEELRYLVEHHELSPRKPQGIGFFCHDFLEKCFTKDPSKRWTADRVLDHPFLYITHNDQQPQHSLAIPEDDLGVKRVRDLKKRKREEPVASGTLRIWNLEFIEEEDEEGEGAVEKRVWEWRKRLVEKMNGIELNLEGVKFKLDVSVPVSDDFEAMKKDWEQNLNVAEDDDPGKVANEDSGDLVSGLYCKIVVQFEKYRDFHDALRVLCGRSLQKVLACF from the exons ATGAGTGATTTACAATGGAAGAAGGTGGAGGTCTTGGGAGCGGGTTCTTATGGCACTGTTTCTCTTGCCATTCTTGTTGATGAACAAAATCGGTTTCACAGCTTCATTGCTGTAAAGAGCTCCATTCCTAGGTTGGCATTCTCACTGGAGAAAGAAGAACAGATTTTTAAATCACTTTGGGAAGGTGAAAGCGGTGGTTGCCAAGAAATTATTGAATGCTTTGGAACTGAGATCACCGTAGAGCACGGACATCAATTCTACAATCTTTTCTTGGAGTATGCTCCTTATGGTTCTTTGGCTGACTTGATCCACAAGAAACCTCTCCCCGAGACTGAGGTGAGTGTCTATGCACGCATGATTGTTAAAGGACTTTCACATATTCATCGCAAAGGAATCGTCCACTGTGACCTCAAGCCGGAGAACATTCTTGTGTTTCCTTCATTGGATAAAGAGATTGCAAACTATCAATTGAAGATTGCAGATTTTGGATTATCGAAAACCAAAGAGGAGAAAGCAGATGTTGAGTTGTGGAAGTCCAAGCCGAGAGGTACGCCGTCATACTTGTCGCCAGAAGCGTTTTCCGGTCATATTGATGCTCCGATGGATATATGGGCACTTGGTTGCATAGTGATTGAAATGCTCACTGGATTGCCTGCCTGGGGTGAGAGCCCTTTGCTTATTGAGGAGTTGAGGTACTTGGTTGAGCATCATGAACTATCACCCAGGAAGCCGCAGGGAATCGGTTTTTTCTGCCATGATTTTCTGGAAAAATGCTTTACCAAGGATCCTAGCAAGAGGTGGACTGCTGACAGGGTTCTTGATCATCCTTTTCTTTATATCACACA CAACGACCAACAACCCCAACACTCCCTCGCGATTCCCGAGGACGACCTCGGCGTTAAGCGCGTGAGGGACCTCAAGAAGCGGAAGCGCGAGGAGCCTGTTGCTTCGGGGACTCTCAGGATCTGGAATCTCGAGttcattgaagaagaagatgaggaaGGCGAGGGTGCGGTTGAGAAGAGGGTTTGGGAGTGGAGGAAGAGGTTGGTGGAGAAGATGAACGGGATTGAGCTGAATCTTGAAGGGGTTAAGTTCAAGCTTGATGTTTCTGTTCCCGTTTCGGATGACTTTGAGGCAATGAAGAAAGATTGGGAACA GAATCTTAATGTTGCTGAGGACGATGATCCAGGTAAGGTTGCGAATGAAGACAGCGGAGACCTGGTTTCAGGCCTTTACTGTAAGATTGTGGTTCAGTTTGAAAAATATAGAGACTTCCATGATGCATTGAGAGTTCTATGTGGTCGCTCATTGCAAAAGGTATTAGCTTGTTTCTGA
- the LOC107605602 gene encoding uncharacterized protein LOC107605602, translating to MPKVASLSAFLSSMGSVPVLKWPRNGYRKLNHKESDNALLPMTELKKGNKASFEKSKSCLESSDESYDKQLYGWYGAIQRQIRRSQYQMRYSQPVRITVSIVVLLCLIVLIVIRAM from the exons ATGCCTAAGGTAGCAAGTTTATCGGCATTTCTTAGTTCGATGGGATCCGTACCTGTGTTGAAGTGGCCTAGGAATGGTTATAGAAAGCTGAATCATAAAGAATCCGATAATGCACTACTTCCAATGACCGAATTGAAAAAG GGCAACAAGGCATCCTTCGAAAAAAGTAAGAGTTGTCTTGAAAGTTCTGATGAATCTTATGACAAGCAACTTTATGGATGGTATGGTGCCATTCAGAGACAGATTCGAAGATCTCAATACCAAATGCGATACAGTCAACCAGTTCGAATAACAGTTTCCATTGTTGTTCTCCTTTGCTTGATTG TTTTAATTGTGATTCGCGCTATGTAG
- the LOC107605603 gene encoding uncharacterized protein LOC107605603 has protein sequence MPKVASLSAFLSSMGSVPVLKWPRNGYRKLNHKESDNALLPMTELKKGNKASFEKSQSCLESSDESYDKQLYGWYGAIQRQIRRSQYQMRYSQPVRITVSIVVLLCLIVLIAIRAM, from the exons ATGCCTAAGGTAGCAAGTTTATCGGCATTTCTTAGTTCGATGGGATCCGTACCTGTGTTGAAGTGGCCTAGGAATGGTTATAGAAAGCTGAATCATAAAGAATCCGATAATGCACTACTTCCAATGACCGAATTGAAAAAG GGCAACAAGGCATCCTTTGAAAAAAGTCAGAGTTGTCTTGAAAGTTCTGATGAATCTTATGACAAGCAACTTTATGGATGGTATGGTGCTATTCAGAGACAGATTCGAAGATCTCAATACCAAATGCGATACAGTCAACCAGTTCGAATAACAGTTTCTATTGTTGTTCTCCTTTGCTTGATTG TTTTAATTGCGATTCGCGCTATGTAG